In Antechinus flavipes isolate AdamAnt ecotype Samford, QLD, Australia chromosome 6, AdamAnt_v2, whole genome shotgun sequence, the sequence ATGGGGGGTGCGGCTCGATGCCCCCCTCAGGAAGAACACCCTGGGTGTGTCTGGGTCCCGCGGCAGCTCTAAGAACTTTGTTCCTCTCCAGGTTCAGGGCCTGGGGCCCACCTTCAGGCTGACCCTTCACCTCCAGAACACGTCTGCGGTCCGCCCGGCCATCGGCCTACTGGTCTCCTTCCTGTACAACGAGTCCCTCTACGCTCTGCCCCGAGCCTTCTTCAAGGTGGgagcgccccctcccccccgaGCGCTCCCCTGGCCCCGCCGGCCCCCCTTGTCCCGCCTCCGTGAGCCCCCATCCTCTGTCCCCACCGCAGGTTCCCATGTTGGTGCCGGGACTCAGCTACCCCATGGAGACCTTCGTGGAGTGTCTCAGTGACAAGGGCATCTCGGACATCATCAAGGTGGGTCACCCCGGGGCAGGCCGGCCgagcagggggggggggggtccctgACAgcggagccccccccccccagctgcaCGCGTGGCCTCTGCCTCCCCCACAGGTGCTGGTTCTGCGTGAGGGCCAGAGCGCGCCCCTGCTGAGCGCCCACATCAACATGCCCGTGAGTGAGGGGCTGGTGGCCGCCTGAGCCCAGCGCTGGCCGGGAGCGAGCAGCAGCCAGGCAATGGCCTCCTTGTGGAGGCCCATGGAGGCCAGCCCCGGGAGGGGCTTTGGAGGAGCCGGCTGATGGCCCGAGGATCCCGCCTCTGAGCAGCTGGCACttctgccttcccctcccccctcaggCCTGCCATCCGCTGTCATTAAAGGGGTGAGGAGCCTCCGACACTCTGGGCTCTTTCTTGCCAAGGACAAGGCCCTCAGTGGGACTTGGGGGCCCCCGGCCCTCTCTGCCCATCAGCTCCCCGGGCGCTGACCCTGCACCCTCTTCTGCCGTGGCTCAGGACCTCTGGCATTTGGCCCCCGGGTTGTGCCAGCAAAGCCACGTTGGGGGGGAGAGCGCCACAGCATCACactgcaagcatttattaatccctTTCTGTATGCCAGGCAAAGGGCTCTGGGATGGAGCCGCCAATCCTCAGGGACAGCCCAAGGCGGggtccggggggggggggaagggccCAGCCACCAGGGGTCCCTTGGGCTGCCCTTTCCAGAAACAGAGAACCGCAGTCCGGGCAGCCGGGTCCCAACCCAATAAAACCCTGGTACTGGACCTCCGGAGAAGTGCTGGGCTTTGTGAGGGTGGCGGGCAGCCGGGGGCAGCACAGGGGAGGAAGCTGCTCActgagtgaccctgggaaagGCATTCAACCCGTCTGgcccttagtttccccatctgtaaaatggggacaaaaccACCCCTAGCCCCCTAAGAttatgaggatcaactgagagCGATTCTAAAATGGCAAAGCTTCCCCCAAAGCCTCCCGCGTGTGCCCCCTATGGTGCTCCATGTTCCAGGGCCAGAGTTCAAGGAACAAGAGGCAGCAGAGTGCAGAGCGAAGGGCCCAGCCCCGGGTTCAGATCTCGTTTCGGAGCCTGTGACCCCAGGCTGGCATCTTGCCACCCGTTTCCTCAGTTGTCAGTCAGAGGCCTCACCCCGGGTCAGTTCTACCTCGGGCATGAGAGAGCTCGGGCTGAGCAGGGATTGCCCAGGGAAGACACCCCGTGCCTAGTAGAGTGAGGTTGCCTGGCCTTGGGGAGCCCCCGCCCGCCTGCCCCCCCATCCCCGCGGAGTTCCCCTTGGCCCTGCCACCACGCTGAGGGGGGAGCCGCGAATGGGCACAGAAGCCAAGTGAGGGAGGCAGCCGCACACCGAGGAGGCCCGAGGATGGGTGCCCCCCACCAGGAGGCGCTGCGGTCCCCAGACCTCTGTGACCCCATTTCCTCGCCAGCAAATGGGGAGCCAGGAAAGGCCTCCCCGCCCTGGCGCTCTGGGCACTCCCCCCAAATCCTGGCCATGCCCTCAAGTGCCCACCACGGTCTGCCCAGGCACAAAACCTCCGCTCCCCCAAAGACAGCCCCCACGCAGCGGCAGGAGTAACTTCAAGGCTTTATTGTAGTGGGGACTGGGGCCAACAGCCCGCCCTGGGCCCGGCCTTGGGGGCAGTGCCAGGGAGGACCGAATGCGGGGCTTGAGGGTCAggcaggaagggggaggggagagtccTGCTGAGTGGGGGCGCAAACCTGGGGAGCTCAGGCAGGCGGGGAGCGGCCCGCGACGCTCCTCGGCCCCCAGTCCGTGCTCCCCGCGGGCGACGCTCCTCAGTCGGCGGTCTGGAAGGTGATGCCGTCCCCGGGCAGCGGGGAGGACAGGAAGGGCCAGAGCCACACCAGGAGCCAGCGGGAGCCCAGGGCGGCCTCCATGTTCCTCCGGGGGCCCAGGTCGTAGAGGCGCTGCCCGCGGGCCCACTCGCGGGTGGTCTGGCCGCGCAGCAGCAGCATCCCGTGGAAGAGGAGCCCGGCCCCACAGAGCAGGGCGCCCGCCACGCACGTGTCGGCTATGAAGGCCAGGGCGAACTGGGCCGGGGACACGCCACCTGCGGAGCACACAGCAGGGGGCCGCTGGGGCCGGGCGGGGGGAGGCCTCCCCAGAGCCCCCGCCCGGCCCCCGGCCCCCGCGGCCCTCACCGGTGAGCAGCATGAGCcacggcagcagcagcagcgtcACGGCGTGCAGCTGGGAGTGCGCCCGCAGCAGGAGGCCCAGGGCCGGGCCCAGCAGGGCCGTGACGTGCAGCAGCAGGCCGGCCCCGTGGAGCAGCAGGCACAGG encodes:
- the ZDHHC24 gene encoding probable palmitoyltransferase ZDHHC24 isoform X1 codes for the protein MAGGWQPSAGMGNSREHLFGSVETQRAGACRFWTGLAGQPRAAWQLLLPVPEPGPPAQRALPGLQGLRPAPGPPLPAAGALRGLQQLPALPVPAAPRGRPAAARHGPAGPGPGPPAAGALPAARRDAAAAAVAHAAHRWRVPGPVRPGLHSRHVRGGRPALWGRAPLPRDAAAARPDHPRVGPRAAPLRPGPPEEHGGRPGLPLAPGVALALPVLPAARGRHHLPDRRLRSVARGEHGLGAEERRGPLPACLSSPGLRPHSAGLSPPPSCLTLKPRIRSSLALPPRPGPGRAVGPSPHYNKALKLLLPLRGGCLWGSGGFVPGQTVVGT
- the ZDHHC24 gene encoding probable palmitoyltransferase ZDHHC24 isoform X2 translates to MGAVWAAGGGRGPRLPLLLTALWAAAVALELAYVLMHGPGLPAAGPLARALHLLLAAFQLLNVLGNAALFLLRDPGIGGVVLAGRALGRGWDYCYQCQSQVPPRSGHCPACRVCVLRRDHHCLLLGRCVGFSNYRPFLCLLLHGAGLLLHVTALLGPALGLLLRAHSQLHAVTLLLLPWLMLLTGGVSPAQFALAFIADTCVAGALLCGAGLLFHGMLLLRGQTTREWARGQRLYDLGPRRNMEAALGSRWLLVWLWPFLSSPLPGDGITFQTAD